A region of Granulicella aggregans DNA encodes the following proteins:
- the carB gene encoding carbamoyl-phosphate synthase large subunit has translation MPRRNDIAKILVIGSGPIVIGQSAEFDYSGTQACKALKAEGYEVVLVNSNPASIMTDPEVADRTYIEPLNAAYVEEIIRVETEMLKASGATGSFAVLPTVGGQTALNLAVDLSDSGVLERYGVELIGAKLGPIKKAEDRLLFKDAMNKIGLDMPRSALVRTVSAGLEFAGKIGFPVVIRPSFTLGGSGGGIAYNREEMTEILSRGLDLSPVGECLIEESVLGWKEYELEVVRDLKDNVIIICSIENFDPMGVHTGDSITVAPAQTLTDREYQRMRDAAIACIREIGVETGGSNVQFAVNPANGRMTVIEMNPRVSRSSALASKATGFPIAKIAARLAVGYTLDEIQNDITKATPACFEPTIDYVVVKIPKWQFEKFPGADEGLGPQMKSVGEVMAIGRTFKEAMMKAVRSLETGKKATADDIEPRRLTQRLVTPHPDRLSYVRYAFERGMSVREVARMTSMDPWFLYQIKQITDEIKAVGEKKISEITADELRFAKRMGISDERLAASWGLTGGEGTAEVRALRKKLGVMPVFKLVDTCAAEFESFTPYLYSCYDEEDEAPPTKRKKIMILGSGPNRIGQGIEFDYCCCHAAFALREDGYETIMVNCNPETVSTDYDTSDRLYFEPLTLEDVLSVYEHEASSGAEIGMIVQFGGQTPLNLSLPLKKAGVPIIGTSPESIDLAEDRKRFGKLIEELEIPQPQGAIVTSVPEAIAGANRVGYPVLVRPSYVLGGRAMVIAYDDDAITQYMSTAIEYSQERPVLIDHFLEDAVECDVDALCDGDDVLIAGIMQHIEEAGIHSGDSSCVLPAVDLSLEVLETIRTYTRKLAKALNVIGLVNIQFAIQRGVVYVIEVNPRASRTVPYVSKATGIPLAKIASRLMVGQKLRTLLPEQVASGDDLDTGDYFFVKSPVFPWGKFPGVDTVLGPEMKSTGEVMGVSDNFGEAFAKAQIAAGQVLPMQGTIFLSVNDHDKAGLVTLAKEFMNLGFHLVATHGTAEVLEAAGVQPERVYKVKEGRPNVVDLIKSDRIQLIINTPRGQDTFFDEKAIRRAAVLARIPTITTLAAARAAAEGIAALQKGSVRVKALQALHAERAVAVAAS, from the coding sequence ATGCCACGCAGGAATGACATCGCAAAGATTTTGGTGATCGGCTCGGGGCCGATCGTGATTGGACAGTCGGCCGAGTTCGACTACTCCGGAACGCAGGCGTGCAAGGCGCTGAAGGCCGAGGGATACGAGGTCGTGCTGGTGAACTCCAACCCGGCGTCGATCATGACAGATCCCGAGGTCGCCGACCGCACCTATATTGAGCCGCTCAATGCGGCTTACGTCGAGGAGATTATTCGTGTCGAGACGGAGATGCTCAAGGCATCGGGTGCGACGGGATCGTTTGCCGTGCTGCCCACGGTGGGCGGACAGACTGCTCTGAACCTGGCTGTCGATCTGTCTGATTCGGGCGTGCTCGAGAGGTATGGCGTGGAGCTTATCGGCGCGAAGCTCGGGCCGATCAAGAAGGCTGAAGACCGCCTCCTCTTCAAGGACGCGATGAACAAGATCGGGCTCGACATGCCGCGGTCGGCGCTGGTGCGGACTGTGAGCGCGGGGCTTGAGTTTGCCGGCAAGATCGGCTTTCCGGTCGTGATCCGGCCCAGCTTTACTCTTGGTGGATCGGGCGGAGGCATCGCGTACAACCGCGAGGAGATGACGGAGATTCTGTCGCGCGGCCTCGACCTTTCGCCAGTCGGCGAGTGCCTGATTGAAGAGAGCGTGCTGGGCTGGAAGGAGTACGAGCTTGAGGTCGTACGCGATCTGAAGGACAACGTCATCATCATCTGCTCGATTGAGAACTTCGATCCGATGGGCGTGCATACCGGCGACTCGATCACCGTCGCTCCGGCGCAGACGCTCACGGATCGTGAGTATCAGAGGATGCGCGATGCCGCGATCGCGTGTATCCGCGAGATCGGTGTCGAGACGGGCGGAAGCAACGTGCAGTTCGCGGTCAATCCTGCGAACGGCCGCATGACCGTCATCGAGATGAACCCACGCGTCTCGCGTTCTTCGGCTCTGGCTTCGAAGGCAACGGGCTTCCCGATTGCGAAGATCGCGGCTCGGCTTGCGGTTGGCTACACGCTCGACGAGATTCAGAACGACATCACCAAGGCAACGCCGGCTTGCTTCGAGCCGACCATTGATTATGTTGTCGTCAAGATCCCCAAGTGGCAGTTTGAGAAGTTTCCCGGCGCGGATGAAGGCCTTGGGCCGCAGATGAAGTCTGTCGGCGAAGTGATGGCGATTGGGCGCACCTTCAAGGAAGCGATGATGAAGGCCGTGCGCTCGCTCGAGACGGGCAAGAAGGCGACCGCTGACGACATCGAGCCGCGCCGTCTGACGCAGCGCCTGGTAACGCCGCACCCTGATCGTCTCTCGTATGTTCGTTACGCTTTCGAGCGCGGCATGTCGGTGCGCGAAGTGGCGCGGATGACCTCGATGGACCCATGGTTCCTGTACCAGATCAAGCAGATCACCGATGAGATCAAGGCTGTCGGAGAGAAGAAGATCAGCGAGATTACCGCGGACGAGCTTCGTTTCGCTAAGCGCATGGGCATCTCCGACGAACGGCTTGCCGCAAGCTGGGGGCTGACCGGAGGTGAAGGGACCGCCGAGGTCCGCGCGCTGCGTAAGAAGCTTGGCGTGATGCCTGTCTTCAAGCTGGTCGATACGTGTGCCGCAGAGTTCGAGAGCTTCACGCCGTATCTGTATAGCTGCTACGACGAAGAGGACGAAGCGCCGCCGACGAAGCGCAAGAAGATCATGATTCTGGGCAGCGGGCCGAACCGCATCGGACAGGGAATTGAGTTCGACTACTGCTGCTGCCACGCGGCCTTCGCGCTTCGCGAGGATGGCTACGAGACCATCATGGTCAACTGCAATCCCGAGACCGTCTCGACCGACTACGATACGAGCGACCGTCTCTACTTCGAGCCGTTGACGCTTGAAGATGTGTTGAGTGTGTATGAGCACGAGGCGTCTTCGGGCGCTGAGATCGGCATGATCGTTCAGTTTGGCGGACAGACTCCGCTGAATCTTTCACTGCCCTTGAAGAAGGCTGGCGTGCCGATCATCGGGACGTCTCCCGAATCGATCGACCTTGCGGAAGATCGCAAGCGCTTCGGCAAGCTCATCGAAGAGTTGGAGATCCCACAGCCGCAGGGCGCGATCGTCACCAGTGTTCCGGAGGCGATCGCGGGAGCGAATCGCGTCGGCTATCCCGTGCTGGTGCGGCCTTCGTATGTGCTTGGTGGTCGCGCGATGGTCATCGCTTACGACGACGACGCCATCACGCAGTACATGAGCACCGCCATTGAGTATTCGCAGGAGCGGCCTGTGCTCATCGATCACTTCCTCGAGGATGCGGTAGAGTGCGACGTGGACGCGTTGTGCGATGGCGACGACGTTTTGATCGCAGGCATCATGCAGCACATCGAAGAGGCGGGTATCCACTCCGGCGACTCGTCGTGCGTGCTGCCTGCTGTTGACCTGAGCCTTGAGGTCCTGGAGACGATCCGCACCTACACGCGCAAGCTCGCCAAGGCTCTCAACGTGATTGGCCTAGTGAACATTCAGTTCGCCATTCAGCGTGGAGTGGTCTATGTGATCGAGGTGAACCCGCGTGCCTCGCGCACGGTGCCTTATGTCTCGAAGGCCACCGGCATTCCGCTGGCGAAGATCGCATCGCGGTTGATGGTCGGGCAGAAGCTGCGGACGCTGTTGCCGGAGCAGGTTGCGTCGGGCGATGATCTCGACACGGGGGATTACTTCTTCGTGAAGTCGCCGGTCTTCCCATGGGGCAAGTTTCCCGGAGTGGACACGGTCCTGGGGCCGGAGATGAAGTCGACTGGCGAGGTGATGGGTGTCTCCGACAACTTCGGCGAAGCCTTCGCGAAGGCGCAGATCGCGGCGGGGCAAGTGTTGCCGATGCAGGGTACGATCTTCCTCAGCGTGAACGACCACGACAAAGCGGGCCTGGTGACGCTGGCGAAGGAGTTTATGAATCTGGGCTTCCACCTCGTTGCGACGCACGGCACCGCGGAGGTTCTCGAAGCCGCAGGCGTGCAGCCGGAGCGCGTCTACAAGGTGAAGGAAGGACGGCCGAACGTGGTGGACCTGATCAAGAGCGATCGTATTCAGCTCATCATCAACACGCCGCGCGGGCAGGACACCTTCTTTGACGAGAAGGCGATTCGGCGCGCTGCGGTGCTGGCCCGTATTCCCACCATCACAACCCTGGCTGCGGCACGCGCCGCGGCTGAGGGCATTGCTGCCTTGCAGAAGGGCAGCGTGCGTGTGAAGGCGCTGCAGGCGCTTCATGCGGAGCGCGCTGTCGCGGTCGCTGCAAGCTAG
- the carA gene encoding glutamine-hydrolyzing carbamoyl-phosphate synthase small subunit, which produces MQAILALEDGRIFRGKGFGARVERSGEVVFNTSLTGYQEIFTDPSYAGQIVVLTNPHIGNYGTTPSDAEASKPYIEGLVTREFSPISSNWRSSEVADEYLERNGVPVIAEIDTRAVVRHLRANGVMRGVIAIGEALDEAALVAKAKSIKKMDGTDLASVVSTKVAYSWDDSEPKNQTGDKLLTAALDPGQKQMHVVAYDFGIKQNILRMLTRENCRVTVVPARTPAEDVLAMQPDGVFFSNGPGDPEPLDYAIENVQKIKGKAPIFGICLGHQIFGLALGGKTYKLKFGHHGGNHPIMNHQTGKVEITAQNHNYNVDPDSLPADVERTHTNLNDQTLAGLKHKTDPMFSVQYHPEASPGPHDSHYLFKDFRKMMEEWKDGTPR; this is translated from the coding sequence ATGCAGGCAATTCTCGCGCTGGAAGACGGGCGCATCTTTCGCGGTAAAGGTTTTGGCGCACGAGTGGAACGCTCGGGTGAAGTCGTCTTCAATACATCGCTGACCGGCTACCAGGAGATCTTTACCGATCCCTCTTATGCGGGCCAGATCGTGGTTTTGACAAACCCTCACATTGGCAACTACGGCACGACTCCAAGCGATGCCGAGGCCTCAAAGCCCTACATCGAAGGCCTGGTGACGCGGGAGTTTTCGCCGATCAGCTCGAACTGGCGGTCGAGCGAGGTCGCGGACGAGTATTTGGAGCGCAATGGCGTTCCGGTCATCGCGGAGATCGACACCCGTGCCGTGGTGCGGCATCTTCGCGCTAACGGCGTGATGCGCGGCGTGATTGCGATTGGCGAAGCGCTGGATGAAGCGGCGCTGGTAGCGAAGGCGAAGTCGATCAAGAAGATGGACGGCACGGACCTCGCCAGCGTCGTCAGCACCAAGGTGGCTTACAGCTGGGACGACTCGGAGCCGAAGAACCAGACGGGCGATAAGCTGTTGACCGCCGCGCTCGATCCTGGGCAGAAGCAGATGCACGTGGTCGCGTATGACTTCGGCATCAAGCAGAACATCCTGCGGATGCTGACGCGTGAGAACTGCCGGGTCACGGTTGTACCAGCGCGTACGCCGGCGGAAGACGTGCTGGCGATGCAGCCGGATGGAGTCTTCTTCTCGAATGGCCCTGGGGATCCTGAGCCGCTCGACTACGCGATTGAGAACGTGCAGAAGATCAAGGGCAAGGCTCCGATCTTCGGCATCTGCCTGGGGCACCAGATCTTCGGGCTGGCGCTGGGCGGCAAGACGTATAAGTTGAAGTTCGGCCACCACGGCGGGAATCACCCGATCATGAATCACCAGACGGGCAAGGTTGAGATCACCGCGCAGAACCATAACTACAACGTCGACCCGGATTCATTGCCCGCAGATGTGGAGCGTACGCATACGAACTTGAACGATCAGACGCTGGCGGGTCTGAAGCACAAGACGGACCCGATGTTTAGTGTGCAGTATCACCCGGAGGCAAGTCCCGGGCCCCATGACTCGCACTATTTGTTCAAGGACTTTCGCAAGATGATGGAAGAGTGGAAAGACGGGACTCCCCGATGA
- a CDS encoding Rieske (2Fe-2S) protein, which yields MAEWIKICGATEVPEPGKVMEADVNGVQICLANLNGELAALDNLCPHRQGPLGQGWIEGEAVICPWHSWAFNLKTGQSEYPAHERVKVFPLKKEGEDVLIDLG from the coding sequence GTGGCGGAGTGGATAAAGATCTGCGGGGCGACAGAGGTGCCCGAGCCTGGGAAGGTGATGGAGGCCGACGTAAATGGAGTCCAAATCTGCCTTGCAAATCTGAACGGCGAACTAGCGGCGTTGGACAACCTCTGTCCGCACCGGCAGGGACCGCTGGGGCAGGGATGGATCGAAGGCGAGGCGGTGATCTGCCCTTGGCACTCCTGGGCCTTTAATCTGAAGACCGGCCAGTCGGAGTATCCAGCGCATGAGCGGGTGAAGGTCTTTCCGCTGAAAAAAGAGGGCGAGGACGTGTTGATCGATCTGGGATAA
- a CDS encoding alpha/beta hydrolase — MAPATPRSGKQSGHQPQRNAQQPGNPEVVDPIWLLKAAGVVLLAALFCGYLTFCLLFYQGQWQLVLHPDRSKPAPASIAGSHYETVHFGVDETGTPQLTGWWIPAEPNGRYTRETLLYLPGGDGSLADAEPKLAALHSLGINIFAFDYRGYGQSSATHPNERRMTQDAASAWQYLTASRQIPGAQVIPFGERVGAAIAANLAATQSQIPGVILDSPRTDLPKIVRDDPRTRLLPVGLLFHEDFQIASTVGSLKTAKLFLLPESAASLEMARSAAEPKVIVALPPSQANGPAYLEQIARFLDQLHPNR; from the coding sequence ATGGCCCCTGCAACACCCCGCTCCGGCAAGCAGTCCGGGCATCAACCTCAAAGAAACGCGCAACAACCCGGCAATCCCGAGGTCGTCGACCCCATCTGGTTGCTCAAGGCTGCCGGCGTGGTCCTCCTCGCCGCTCTCTTCTGCGGCTACCTGACGTTCTGCCTGCTCTTCTATCAGGGTCAATGGCAGTTGGTGCTGCATCCCGACCGATCAAAGCCCGCCCCAGCCAGTATTGCCGGGTCACACTATGAGACCGTCCACTTTGGCGTCGACGAGACCGGCACCCCACAGTTGACCGGCTGGTGGATTCCAGCCGAGCCAAACGGCCGGTACACCCGCGAAACCCTTCTCTACCTCCCCGGCGGAGATGGATCGCTCGCCGACGCAGAGCCGAAGCTGGCCGCCTTGCATTCGCTTGGCATCAATATCTTCGCCTTCGACTACCGCGGCTACGGTCAGAGCTCTGCCACGCATCCGAACGAACGCCGGATGACCCAGGACGCCGCCTCCGCCTGGCAGTACCTCACCGCCTCGCGGCAGATTCCCGGAGCGCAGGTCATACCCTTTGGCGAGAGAGTGGGCGCGGCAATCGCCGCCAATCTCGCTGCGACTCAATCACAAATTCCGGGCGTCATCCTCGATTCGCCGCGCACCGATCTACCCAAAATCGTTCGCGACGACCCCCGAACTCGTCTTCTACCCGTCGGCCTCCTGTTTCATGAAGACTTCCAGATTGCCTCCACGGTCGGAAGCCTGAAGACTGCCAAACTGTTTCTGCTACCCGAAAGCGCAGCGTCGCTTGAGATGGCGCGGTCCGCCGCGGAGCCCAAAGTGATTGTTGCGCTCCCACCCTCTCAGGCCAACGGTCCGGCGTATCTTGAACAGATCGCACGGTTTCTGGACCAGCTTCACCCGAATCGATAG
- a CDS encoding peptidoglycan-binding domain-containing protein has product MWSRRIIVVSILTLACSIPSYAYNHARRGPTSSLFKRKSSKSAPRPSGPRAMEPQRATEIQEALIKAGYMSGAPSGHWDSESQAAMQKLQAEKGWQTKLTPDSRALILLGLGPQQSRPSEVTQTSSVSVPALSGGSVDATPAIQSGFSLASLNK; this is encoded by the coding sequence ATGTGGTCGAGACGAATCATCGTTGTGTCCATCCTGACGCTTGCCTGTTCGATCCCTAGCTATGCCTATAACCACGCTCGTCGTGGCCCCACGTCAAGCCTCTTCAAGCGTAAGTCTTCCAAGTCTGCTCCCCGGCCGAGCGGCCCGCGCGCGATGGAACCTCAACGTGCGACCGAGATCCAGGAAGCCCTGATCAAGGCGGGCTATATGTCCGGAGCTCCTTCAGGGCACTGGGACTCCGAGAGTCAGGCCGCGATGCAGAAGCTTCAGGCGGAAAAGGGCTGGCAGACGAAGCTGACGCCCGACTCCCGCGCGCTCATCCTTCTTGGTCTTGGGCCCCAGCAATCCCGGCCTTCCGAAGTAACCCAGACATCGAGCGTGAGCGTCCCCGCTCTCTCTGGCGGCTCCGTCGATGCAACACCAGCCATCCAATCAGGCTTCTCGCTCGCTTCCTTGAATAAATAA
- a CDS encoding GspE/PulE family protein: MPLLNSRSLSAVAGLQSNRAAEIQLGMMKGDVHAESPGSGAGTMKNRTDTRVGSDRYPGRDYTGGDVARLRGPVLPIPLLSSRIECGNSVCGGGWTAPWRSRRYPFFEDRWACSPRCLLEMIKMAIAREIDDGVLEGVEEVSGQHRHRIPLGLVLLGQGWITHPQLRRALEMQRMKGKGRIGDWLVSECGLRSEWITRGLSVQWNCPVLTTDGFSPETMARAIPKPFIEEYGILPLRVAARRILYVGFQDHLDASSAYAVEQISGLRTECGVIGEERYRKAKDMVLGCRFVDMKRTIVADRDALARSIERVIERGKPGASRLVRLHRYYWLRLWQQGRDGVRSTRQIPDPGEAADYLFTIG; encoded by the coding sequence ATGCCTCTTCTAAATAGCAGGAGCCTAAGCGCGGTTGCCGGATTGCAGAGCAACCGCGCGGCTGAGATTCAGCTGGGCATGATGAAGGGCGATGTCCACGCGGAGAGTCCAGGGTCTGGTGCCGGGACGATGAAGAATCGGACGGACACGAGGGTTGGAAGCGACAGATACCCCGGGCGCGACTACACCGGGGGCGACGTCGCACGACTGAGAGGGCCGGTGCTTCCCATCCCTCTGCTTTCCTCGCGAATCGAGTGCGGCAACTCGGTCTGCGGCGGAGGGTGGACGGCGCCATGGCGCAGCCGGAGATATCCGTTCTTCGAGGATCGGTGGGCGTGCTCGCCGCGCTGCCTGCTGGAGATGATAAAGATGGCCATTGCGCGGGAGATCGACGACGGTGTGCTTGAAGGGGTTGAGGAGGTGTCAGGCCAGCACCGGCACCGGATTCCGCTGGGTCTGGTCCTGCTGGGGCAGGGGTGGATCACGCATCCGCAGCTTCGCAGGGCGCTGGAGATGCAGCGGATGAAGGGCAAGGGAAGGATCGGGGATTGGCTCGTCTCCGAGTGCGGACTACGGTCGGAGTGGATCACGCGGGGGCTGAGCGTGCAGTGGAACTGCCCGGTGCTCACGACGGACGGGTTCTCTCCGGAGACGATGGCTCGGGCGATTCCGAAGCCATTTATCGAGGAGTATGGGATTCTTCCTCTGCGCGTGGCTGCTCGCAGGATTCTTTACGTGGGGTTTCAAGACCATCTGGATGCCTCCTCCGCCTATGCCGTAGAGCAGATCAGCGGCTTGCGAACGGAGTGTGGAGTGATCGGCGAAGAGCGCTATCGCAAGGCGAAAGATATGGTCCTTGGCTGCCGTTTCGTTGACATGAAGCGGACGATCGTCGCCGATCGCGACGCCCTTGCGCGATCCATAGAGCGAGTCATCGAACGAGGGAAGCCCGGCGCATCCCGGCTGGTGCGGCTGCATCGCTACTACTGGCTTCGACTTTGGCAGCAAGGAAGGGACGGTGTGAGATCGACGCGCCAGATTCCTGATCCCGGAGAGGCTGCGGATTATCTGTTCACGATTGGGTAA
- a CDS encoding FliM/FliN family flagellar motor switch protein → MADEMDESLGAEERGPTPEEKMAGGVIASSAAGEKSETSAAEAAAQTTEVEGSLLASDAAEDDAQAAAAGVDSMDAAGEKPPLRATSSTGSTGGLYDVAPNVDQPEPPRTQAASAGTASRSNGPARVDVGELDKPGLDLLYDVELDATLQFGSKEMLLRDVLELGPGDVVELDRHIAQPVDLVVGDRIVARGEVVVASGNFALRVTEVATPQMRLESIRCLF, encoded by the coding sequence ATGGCTGACGAGATGGACGAGTCCCTGGGCGCGGAAGAAAGAGGCCCCACGCCGGAAGAGAAGATGGCTGGAGGTGTCATAGCCTCCTCCGCTGCCGGTGAGAAGAGCGAGACCTCGGCGGCGGAAGCTGCTGCGCAGACAACCGAGGTTGAGGGAAGCCTCTTAGCCAGCGACGCAGCGGAAGATGACGCTCAGGCTGCTGCGGCCGGCGTGGATTCTATGGATGCTGCGGGGGAGAAGCCTCCTCTCAGAGCCACTTCATCCACCGGCTCCACGGGGGGGCTTTATGATGTTGCGCCCAATGTCGATCAGCCGGAGCCGCCCAGGACGCAAGCGGCATCTGCCGGGACGGCTTCGCGATCGAATGGGCCTGCGCGAGTCGATGTTGGCGAGCTGGATAAGCCAGGTCTTGACCTGCTCTACGACGTTGAGTTGGATGCTACGCTGCAGTTCGGTTCGAAGGAGATGCTGCTGCGCGATGTCCTCGAACTTGGCCCCGGCGATGTGGTCGAGCTTGACCGGCACATCGCGCAGCCGGTGGATCTTGTTGTGGGCGATCGCATTGTGGCTCGCGGAGAGGTCGTTGTGGCGAGCGGCAACTTTGCCCTTCGCGTCACCGAAGTGGCAACCCCGCAGATGCGGCTGGAGAGTATCCGATGCCTCTTCTAA
- a CDS encoding flagellar motor switch protein FliM, producing MSTTLDQDAIDAIFAEAKGEKRQEATIGEGPSTAPYNFTRAGQISVQEMKTITSVSDFFAMNLKHTIGGWLRTQFNVKLVSREQLSYQEFLDRLPDPNYICSIRLEPLGALGLIEFDLALVAPIVDLLMGGVGDSAKVRDLTDIEEEILASVIQLIIRELNTAWLSIGLRFEFDHRESAGSGARMMSLAEKTLCVSFEVTMAEERGALNLCIPSVVLNQILRRLHKERDRPRRQSQENQTRLRNLIGKTTVGTVLQFTPMKIQARDLIELEPGKILRFPLSRYATSELCVGGLPIAKAHPVRSQEHRGAQIESIINEKVTPKTSAHHN from the coding sequence ATGAGCACGACACTCGATCAGGACGCCATCGACGCGATCTTCGCGGAAGCGAAGGGAGAGAAGAGGCAGGAGGCCACGATCGGCGAGGGCCCGAGCACTGCTCCGTATAACTTCACCCGCGCGGGCCAGATCAGCGTTCAAGAGATGAAGACGATCACCAGCGTGAGCGACTTCTTCGCGATGAATCTCAAGCACACAATCGGCGGCTGGCTGCGCACGCAGTTCAACGTGAAGCTGGTCTCGCGGGAGCAGTTGTCATACCAGGAGTTCCTTGATCGCCTGCCTGACCCGAACTACATCTGTTCGATCCGGCTTGAACCGTTAGGGGCGTTGGGACTGATCGAGTTTGACCTGGCCCTGGTGGCTCCCATCGTCGATCTGCTGATGGGCGGAGTGGGCGACTCGGCAAAGGTGCGCGACTTGACGGATATCGAAGAGGAGATTCTTGCCTCGGTCATTCAGCTCATCATTCGGGAGCTGAATACCGCGTGGCTCTCGATCGGCCTAAGGTTTGAGTTCGATCACCGCGAGTCGGCGGGAAGCGGTGCAAGGATGATGTCGCTGGCGGAGAAGACGCTTTGTGTGAGCTTCGAGGTCACGATGGCCGAGGAGCGGGGAGCGTTGAATCTGTGCATTCCATCCGTCGTTCTGAACCAGATACTGCGCCGTCTGCACAAGGAGCGTGACCGTCCGCGCAGGCAGTCGCAAGAGAACCAGACCCGGCTGCGGAACCTTATCGGAAAGACGACGGTGGGTACGGTGCTGCAGTTCACGCCCATGAAGATTCAGGCGCGCGACTTGATAGAGCTCGAGCCGGGAAAGATCCTGCGGTTTCCTTTGTCGCGCTATGCAACCTCCGAGCTCTGTGTGGGTGGATTGCCCATAGCGAAGGCCCACCCGGTTCGCAGTCAGGAGCATCGTGGCGCGCAGATAGAAAGCATCATCAACGAGAAAGTTACGCCAAAGACCTCGGCACATCACAACTAA